A window of Moritella sp. Urea-trap-13 contains these coding sequences:
- a CDS encoding GNAT family N-acetyltransferase: MFTLNIGPDLQLAIVQPSFASCYLEIVTAERAYLSKWLPWAAEANDEAFFLDFIRKSLLGYAEGKSMTCGIIYQDTVVGNISFNSIDQELKKVEVGYWLSEKYQGLGIVTKAVSFLIEYAFSELNMKKVEIRAAVDNTASRRVCERLNMTLEGIISNFENVNGEIIAHAIYGIHRTDLR; the protein is encoded by the coding sequence ATGTTTACACTAAATATCGGACCAGATTTACAATTAGCTATTGTGCAACCGTCATTTGCGAGTTGCTATTTAGAGATAGTTACAGCTGAGCGTGCTTATTTATCAAAATGGTTACCTTGGGCGGCAGAAGCCAATGATGAAGCCTTCTTTCTTGATTTTATCCGCAAATCATTACTCGGGTATGCAGAAGGTAAATCCATGACGTGCGGGATTATTTATCAGGATACAGTGGTCGGTAATATCAGCTTTAACAGTATAGATCAGGAACTAAAAAAGGTTGAAGTGGGTTATTGGTTAAGTGAAAAATATCAAGGTTTAGGCATAGTTACTAAAGCCGTGAGTTTTTTAATCGAATACGCTTTCTCTGAGTTGAACATGAAGAAAGTAGAGATACGCGCAGCAGTCGATAATACTGCAAGCCGCAGGGTATGTGAGCGTTTGAACATGACGTTAGAAGGTATTATCAGTAATTTTGAAAATGTTAATGGTGAGATAATCGCCCATGCGATTTATGGAATACACCGTACAGACTTACGTTAA
- a CDS encoding GNAT family N-acetyltransferase: MEIVAYTPQYLPALRALYMVTRTSTFTWLDSSGYQIKDFDEHITDDTVYLVVADDKVLGFIAVCEPDNFIHHLFVADAAQGMGVGSALLTMLSELNGRPQILKCMVENEKAMQFYLRKGFAEVGKGTGSVGDYLVLKK, encoded by the coding sequence ATGGAAATAGTCGCTTACACTCCGCAGTATTTACCGGCATTACGTGCGCTGTATATGGTAACGAGAACGTCAACGTTTACTTGGCTAGATAGTAGTGGCTATCAGATAAAAGATTTTGATGAGCACATTACCGATGACACTGTTTATTTAGTTGTTGCGGATGACAAGGTGCTGGGCTTTATTGCGGTTTGTGAACCGGATAACTTTATTCATCATTTGTTTGTGGCCGATGCTGCGCAAGGCATGGGCGTTGGCTCTGCATTGTTAACGATGTTGAGTGAATTAAACGGCAGACCACAGATATTAAAATGCATGGTCGAAAATGAAAAAGCAATGCAGTTTTATCTGCGAAAAGGCTTTGCTGAAGTGGGTAAAGGCACGGGGAGTGTAGGGGATTATTTAGTATTGAAAAAGTAA